One window of the Hoplias malabaricus isolate fHopMal1 chromosome Y, fHopMal1.hap1, whole genome shotgun sequence genome contains the following:
- the LOC136679452 gene encoding uncharacterized protein C5orf34 homolog isoform X1 gives MSCGVHIKIFLLILTAMACVRFMVMYDDESVDVSFVDGSRLQLSPCGSEYILERPPAHPLQKRARERHRTRFTISQYRTLVAVALNFRNKYATQPYLPEEILPDEQKEKRVTELLEVEWPATDSYSVLQRSVDGETVSSVDGNACLRLSSCGEDFEVEFLSSCSRSKGPFQNKKTELEKQKYSPSKAAEHLQPSENVKDENKGTGRIVKTYSRVIQHHSCLETPHTWTHPLSLALSQREARITQHSNAIGQKNEAEKERESDQTLKPLTRAKSVLPLPLPLTCPHPHLHSWRYGSGASDWSELGVFSELVKVVWCQGIIYRVLGGTVPVVEVSPADGTVIRSNGVLAEYYTHYKTTSSTTLESVYYLNGLPPDLPGQPYSIRNVVTRASRILQCYKEARSCTTPKMLQCCWRRVEVRECVNVISEVQVTGTGHFFAFSDGSAHITFLNGVQVQTQWNTDTSAEEHVSVGTEPLSKGAGLYQLTLPNGQKHLLQEERDGVYHRYVTVVREWCNWVKKNVLTTGDLSAPAQPCGDQPVDSRCVLAELQKIRRFHFLLDNNPVLTSHSDQLQRLTQTSNLSVLTITNSTVTEALQKTTKTIQDINALLTQKPRRPSTT, from the exons ATGTCGTGTGGAGTTCACATAAAAAT ATTTTTGCTGATTTTAACAGCGATGGCCTGTGTGCGGTTTATGGTGATGTATGATGATGAGTCGGTGGACGTTTCATTCGTGGATGGTTCTCGTCTCCAGTTGTCTCCCTGTGGCTCAGAGTACATCCTGGAGAGACCTCCAGCTCACCCCTTGCAGAAAAGAGCGAGAGAACGCCACAGGACTAGGTTCACCATCAGTCAGTACAGG ACTTTAGTGGCTGTTGCCCTGAACTTCAGGAATAAATATGCCACACAGCCTTACTTACCTGAGGAGATTCTTCCTGATGAGCAGAAGGAG AAGCGTGTAACTGAATTGTTGGAAGTTGAGTGGCCCGCAACAGACTCCTACAGTGTTCTCCAAAGATCTGTGGACGGTGAAACTGTCTCTTCTGTGGATGGAAACGCATGCCTGCGGCTCTCCAGCTGTGGAGAGGACTTTGAGGTGGAGTTCTTGAGCAGCTGCAGTAGGAGCAAAGGACctttccaaaacaaaaaaacagaactaGAGAAGCAAAAATATTCTCCATCTAAAGCAGCTGAGCATTTACAGCCatcagaaaatgtaaaagatgAAAACAAGGGAACAGGGAGGATTGTAAAGACTTACTCTCGTGTGATCCAACACCACTCTTGCCTTGAAACCCCTCACACGTggacacaccctctctctctagctctcagCCAGAGGGAAGCCCGGATAACTCAGCACAGCAATGCTATTGGACAGAAGAATGAGGCTGAAAAAGAACGAGAATCAGACCAGACCCTGAAACCTCTGACTAGAGCGAAATctgttcttcctcttcctctccctctaaCCTGCCCCCATCCTCACCTCCACAG CTGGCGCTATGGCAGCGGAGCATCTGATTGGTCAGAACTCGGTGTGTTCTCTGAACTGGTGAAAGTTGTGTGGTGCCAGGGCATCATTTATCG TGTGCTAGGGGGCACTGTGCCAGTGGTGGAGGTTTCTCCTGCTGATGGAACAGTGATCAGGTCGAATGGAGTTTTAGCTGaatactacacacactacaaaacCACCTCATCTAct actcTGGAGAGTGTTTACTACCTAAATGGACTTCCTCCTGACCTTCCTGGACAGCCATACTCTATCAGAAATGTAGTGACCAGAGCTAGcag AATCCTGCAGTGCTATAAAGAGGCCCGCAGCTGCACAACTCCCAAAATGctacagtgctgctggaggagg GTGGaggtgagggagtgtgtgaatgtgatatCAGAAGTGCAGGTGACTGGTACGGGTCACTTCTTTGCTTTTTCAGACGGCTCTGCGCATATCACTTTTCTCAACGGTGTTCAGGTGCAgacacagtggaacacagacaCATCTGCTgag gaGCATGTCAGTGTGGGGACAGAGCCCCTTAGTAAGGGGGCTGGGCTTTATCAGCTCACACTTCCTAACGGCCAGAAGCACCTGCTGCAGGAAGAAAGGGACGGAGTTTATCACAG ATATGTGACAGTAGTAAGGGAGTGGTGTAACTGGGTAAAGAAGAATGTTTTGACCACTGGAGATTTATCAGCACCTGCTCAACCATGCGGTGATCAGCCAGTAGACAGCAG gtGTGTATTGGCTGAGCTCCAGAAGATCAGGAGATTTCACT TTCTTCTGGACAACAACCCAGTGCTGacctctcacagtgaccaattACAAAGACTCACACAGACCTCTAACCTCTCTGTCCTCACCATCACCAACAGTACTGTCACTGAGGCCCTGCAGAAAACCACCAAAACCATCCAGGATATAAATGCTCTTTTGACACAAAAGCCACGGAGACCATCCACTACGTAA
- the LOC136677799 gene encoding uncharacterized protein: MKEGYQMFHDQYVEGNLSLTITDADFSKRARYTCDCESTDICDVNLQILPSYTPLHVRANEPLLLKLDIPDTVAVMFNSTAGPSSGQICSVDGRLLDCKPEYKKRTSLTSALELREVAPTDSGIYTVMDTLNTEPIHIYEVTIEGEPKPIHKLSRMPRSTQYDPLPCKEQNTLLMLVFGLFTVAIIILVLIIMVAYLNLKKENQTLRIQLASKEIKNLNSNSS, from the exons ATGAAAGAGGGATATCAGATGTTCCACGATCAGTATGTGGagggaaatctctctctcactataaCTGACGCAGATTTTAGTAAGAGAGCAAGGTACACATGTGACTGTGAGAGTACAGACATCTGTGATGTGAACCTTCAGATTTTGC CATCGTATACTCCACTTCATGTAAGGGCCAATGAACCACTGTTGTTGAAGTTGGACATACCAGACACAGTAGCAGTGATGTTTAACAGCACAGCTGGGCCATCCAGTGGTCAGATCTGTTCAGTGGATGGACGCTTATTAGATTGTAAACCTGAATATAAAAAGAGGACATCACTAACATCTGCCCTAGAGCTCAGGGAAGTGGCTCCAACTGATAGCGGCATTTACACTGTAATGGACACCCTTAATACTGAGCCCATTCACATTTACGAAGTAACAATTGAAG GTGAACCCAAACCAATCCATAAGCTCTCTCGAATGCCACGCAGCACTCAATACG ATCCCCTGCCATGCAAGGAACAGAACACTCTACTGATGTTGGTGTTTGGATTATTCACTGTGGCAATAATAATTCTGGTTTTGATAATCATGGTGGCATATTTGAACTTGAAGAAGGAAAACCAGACACTCCGCATACAACTTGCAAGTAAAGAAATCAAGAACTTAAACTCAAACTCTAGTTAA
- the LOC136678739 gene encoding polyadenylate-binding protein-interacting protein 1-like isoform X2, with amino-acid sequence MGQVKSQESWRHVKDINSSKPLNSVQNTSSISSTPALKTQPAEALLQSSKLSANAPEFFPSTYPPYQEAVYEDGSDGYYAEASLADLVHEFLSHLNSSPGSFEFDIEQITDTLNEWVTTEETLRELVELIVTQSTSMQNFAYTGARLCNHLSHHLSLSPVSGNFRQLLLQRCHTVFAQRQQAVLGDDETQRKFHSYILFLGELYLNLEVKSAKGPPSRAEVLLGALKDLLDTLFSLPTDSNLICAVKLLKLTGSIVEDTWKKSGKSHMDEIIQRIENIVLDAQCSRDVKQMLMRLVELRSSNWGRVHAAAQFTDATPDSDPNYYMNEPTFYTADGTPFTAADPDYSEKYQEILEREDYFPDLYEENGNEELYAEEDEMDPEIEEAFEKFCLESEIRQKP; translated from the exons ATGGGTCAGGTTAAATCTCAGGAAAGTTGGAGGCATGTAAAGG ACATCAATTCTTCAAAACCCTTAAATTCAGTTCAGAATACCAGCAGTATAAGCAGCACACCCGCCTTAAAAACACAACCTGCTGAAGCTCTGCTGCAGAGCTCCAAGCTTTCTGCCAATGCTCCCGAATTTTTCCCCTCCACCTACCCACCATACCAG gaggcTGTTTACGAGGATGGCTCTGATGGATATTATGCCGAAGCCTCTCTGGCTGATTTAGTTCATGAGTTCTTAAGTCATCTGAACTCATCTCCAGGGTCCTTTGAGTTTGATATTGAGCAGATTACAGACACGCTGAATGAGTGGGTGACCACAGAGGAGACTCTACGGGAGCTGGTTGAACTCATTGTCACAcag TCCACTTCGATGCAAAATTTTGCGTACACTGGAGCGCGTCTGTGTAATCATCTCTCCCACCATCTCTCCCTGAGCCCAGTCAGCGGGAACTTCAGACAACTTCTGCTCCAACG gtgtcATACCGTATTTGCACAAAGACAGCAGGCTGTCCTTGGTGATGATGAAACTCAGCGGAAGTTTCATTCCTATATTCTGTTCCTGGGAGAACTCTATCTCAACCTGGAG GTGAAGAGTGCGAAAGGTCCCCCAAGTCGAGCGGAGGTCCTGTTAGGGGCACTGAAGGACCTGTTGGACACTCTGTTCTCCCTCCCAACAGACTCAAACCTTATCTGTGCTGTCAAATTGCTTAAG TTAACAGGTTCTATTGTGGAGGACACATGGAAGAAGAGTGGAAAGTCCCACATGGATGAGATCATCCAGAGAATTGAGAACATTGTGCTGGATGCTCAGTGCAGCAG GGATGTGAAGCAGATGCTGATGCGTTTGGTGGAGCTGAGATCTAGTAACTGGGGCCGAGTTCATGCTGCAGCTCAGTTCACCGATGCTACACCAGACAGTGACCCCAACTACTACATG aaTGAGCCCACCTTCTACACTGCAGATGGCACTCCTTTCACAGCTGCAGatccag ATTACTCAGAGAAATATCAGGAGATTTTGGAGCGTGAGGATTATTTTCCTGATTTGTACGAGGAAAACGGAAATGAAGA gctgTATGCTGAAGAGGATGAAATGGATCCAGAGATTGAAGAGGCTTTTGAGAAGTTCTGTCTGGAGTCTGAGATCAGACAGAAACCATAA
- the LOC136679452 gene encoding uncharacterized protein C5orf34 homolog isoform X2, with protein sequence MACVRFMVMYDDESVDVSFVDGSRLQLSPCGSEYILERPPAHPLQKRARERHRTRFTISQYRTLVAVALNFRNKYATQPYLPEEILPDEQKEKRVTELLEVEWPATDSYSVLQRSVDGETVSSVDGNACLRLSSCGEDFEVEFLSSCSRSKGPFQNKKTELEKQKYSPSKAAEHLQPSENVKDENKGTGRIVKTYSRVIQHHSCLETPHTWTHPLSLALSQREARITQHSNAIGQKNEAEKERESDQTLKPLTRAKSVLPLPLPLTCPHPHLHSWRYGSGASDWSELGVFSELVKVVWCQGIIYRVLGGTVPVVEVSPADGTVIRSNGVLAEYYTHYKTTSSTTLESVYYLNGLPPDLPGQPYSIRNVVTRASRILQCYKEARSCTTPKMLQCCWRRVEVRECVNVISEVQVTGTGHFFAFSDGSAHITFLNGVQVQTQWNTDTSAEEHVSVGTEPLSKGAGLYQLTLPNGQKHLLQEERDGVYHRYVTVVREWCNWVKKNVLTTGDLSAPAQPCGDQPVDSRCVLAELQKIRRFHFLLDNNPVLTSHSDQLQRLTQTSNLSVLTITNSTVTEALQKTTKTIQDINALLTQKPRRPSTT encoded by the exons ATGGCCTGTGTGCGGTTTATGGTGATGTATGATGATGAGTCGGTGGACGTTTCATTCGTGGATGGTTCTCGTCTCCAGTTGTCTCCCTGTGGCTCAGAGTACATCCTGGAGAGACCTCCAGCTCACCCCTTGCAGAAAAGAGCGAGAGAACGCCACAGGACTAGGTTCACCATCAGTCAGTACAGG ACTTTAGTGGCTGTTGCCCTGAACTTCAGGAATAAATATGCCACACAGCCTTACTTACCTGAGGAGATTCTTCCTGATGAGCAGAAGGAG AAGCGTGTAACTGAATTGTTGGAAGTTGAGTGGCCCGCAACAGACTCCTACAGTGTTCTCCAAAGATCTGTGGACGGTGAAACTGTCTCTTCTGTGGATGGAAACGCATGCCTGCGGCTCTCCAGCTGTGGAGAGGACTTTGAGGTGGAGTTCTTGAGCAGCTGCAGTAGGAGCAAAGGACctttccaaaacaaaaaaacagaactaGAGAAGCAAAAATATTCTCCATCTAAAGCAGCTGAGCATTTACAGCCatcagaaaatgtaaaagatgAAAACAAGGGAACAGGGAGGATTGTAAAGACTTACTCTCGTGTGATCCAACACCACTCTTGCCTTGAAACCCCTCACACGTggacacaccctctctctctagctctcagCCAGAGGGAAGCCCGGATAACTCAGCACAGCAATGCTATTGGACAGAAGAATGAGGCTGAAAAAGAACGAGAATCAGACCAGACCCTGAAACCTCTGACTAGAGCGAAATctgttcttcctcttcctctccctctaaCCTGCCCCCATCCTCACCTCCACAG CTGGCGCTATGGCAGCGGAGCATCTGATTGGTCAGAACTCGGTGTGTTCTCTGAACTGGTGAAAGTTGTGTGGTGCCAGGGCATCATTTATCG TGTGCTAGGGGGCACTGTGCCAGTGGTGGAGGTTTCTCCTGCTGATGGAACAGTGATCAGGTCGAATGGAGTTTTAGCTGaatactacacacactacaaaacCACCTCATCTAct actcTGGAGAGTGTTTACTACCTAAATGGACTTCCTCCTGACCTTCCTGGACAGCCATACTCTATCAGAAATGTAGTGACCAGAGCTAGcag AATCCTGCAGTGCTATAAAGAGGCCCGCAGCTGCACAACTCCCAAAATGctacagtgctgctggaggagg GTGGaggtgagggagtgtgtgaatgtgatatCAGAAGTGCAGGTGACTGGTACGGGTCACTTCTTTGCTTTTTCAGACGGCTCTGCGCATATCACTTTTCTCAACGGTGTTCAGGTGCAgacacagtggaacacagacaCATCTGCTgag gaGCATGTCAGTGTGGGGACAGAGCCCCTTAGTAAGGGGGCTGGGCTTTATCAGCTCACACTTCCTAACGGCCAGAAGCACCTGCTGCAGGAAGAAAGGGACGGAGTTTATCACAG ATATGTGACAGTAGTAAGGGAGTGGTGTAACTGGGTAAAGAAGAATGTTTTGACCACTGGAGATTTATCAGCACCTGCTCAACCATGCGGTGATCAGCCAGTAGACAGCAG gtGTGTATTGGCTGAGCTCCAGAAGATCAGGAGATTTCACT TTCTTCTGGACAACAACCCAGTGCTGacctctcacagtgaccaattACAAAGACTCACACAGACCTCTAACCTCTCTGTCCTCACCATCACCAACAGTACTGTCACTGAGGCCCTGCAGAAAACCACCAAAACCATCCAGGATATAAATGCTCTTTTGACACAAAAGCCACGGAGACCATCCACTACGTAA
- the LOC136678739 gene encoding polyadenylate-binding protein-interacting protein 1-like isoform X1: MEESFDRAPGAGRVRGHGDTHSGPKADTYPGASVFKQREPLRQPRTSPPTTENSTSLAELGTDINSSKPLNSVQNTSSISSTPALKTQPAEALLQSSKLSANAPEFFPSTYPPYQEAVYEDGSDGYYAEASLADLVHEFLSHLNSSPGSFEFDIEQITDTLNEWVTTEETLRELVELIVTQSTSMQNFAYTGARLCNHLSHHLSLSPVSGNFRQLLLQRCHTVFAQRQQAVLGDDETQRKFHSYILFLGELYLNLEVKSAKGPPSRAEVLLGALKDLLDTLFSLPTDSNLICAVKLLKLTGSIVEDTWKKSGKSHMDEIIQRIENIVLDAQCSRDVKQMLMRLVELRSSNWGRVHAAAQFTDATPDSDPNYYMNEPTFYTADGTPFTAADPDYSEKYQEILEREDYFPDLYEENGNEELYAEEDEMDPEIEEAFEKFCLESEIRQKP; the protein is encoded by the exons ATGGAGGAGAGCTTTGACCGCGCTCCCGGAGCGGGGAGGGTCCGGGGCCATGGAGACACACACAGCGGCCCAAAAGCAGACACATACCCCGGGGCTTCTGTCTTCAAACAGAGAGAACCTCTGAGACAGCCTAGAACCTCACCTCCCACCACGGAGAACAGCACAAGCTTAGCTGAGCTGGGGACAG ACATCAATTCTTCAAAACCCTTAAATTCAGTTCAGAATACCAGCAGTATAAGCAGCACACCCGCCTTAAAAACACAACCTGCTGAAGCTCTGCTGCAGAGCTCCAAGCTTTCTGCCAATGCTCCCGAATTTTTCCCCTCCACCTACCCACCATACCAG gaggcTGTTTACGAGGATGGCTCTGATGGATATTATGCCGAAGCCTCTCTGGCTGATTTAGTTCATGAGTTCTTAAGTCATCTGAACTCATCTCCAGGGTCCTTTGAGTTTGATATTGAGCAGATTACAGACACGCTGAATGAGTGGGTGACCACAGAGGAGACTCTACGGGAGCTGGTTGAACTCATTGTCACAcag TCCACTTCGATGCAAAATTTTGCGTACACTGGAGCGCGTCTGTGTAATCATCTCTCCCACCATCTCTCCCTGAGCCCAGTCAGCGGGAACTTCAGACAACTTCTGCTCCAACG gtgtcATACCGTATTTGCACAAAGACAGCAGGCTGTCCTTGGTGATGATGAAACTCAGCGGAAGTTTCATTCCTATATTCTGTTCCTGGGAGAACTCTATCTCAACCTGGAG GTGAAGAGTGCGAAAGGTCCCCCAAGTCGAGCGGAGGTCCTGTTAGGGGCACTGAAGGACCTGTTGGACACTCTGTTCTCCCTCCCAACAGACTCAAACCTTATCTGTGCTGTCAAATTGCTTAAG TTAACAGGTTCTATTGTGGAGGACACATGGAAGAAGAGTGGAAAGTCCCACATGGATGAGATCATCCAGAGAATTGAGAACATTGTGCTGGATGCTCAGTGCAGCAG GGATGTGAAGCAGATGCTGATGCGTTTGGTGGAGCTGAGATCTAGTAACTGGGGCCGAGTTCATGCTGCAGCTCAGTTCACCGATGCTACACCAGACAGTGACCCCAACTACTACATG aaTGAGCCCACCTTCTACACTGCAGATGGCACTCCTTTCACAGCTGCAGatccag ATTACTCAGAGAAATATCAGGAGATTTTGGAGCGTGAGGATTATTTTCCTGATTTGTACGAGGAAAACGGAAATGAAGA gctgTATGCTGAAGAGGATGAAATGGATCCAGAGATTGAAGAGGCTTTTGAGAAGTTCTGTCTGGAGTCTGAGATCAGACAGAAACCATAA